A window of the Fulvia fulva chromosome 3, complete sequence genome harbors these coding sequences:
- a CDS encoding Plastidal glycolate/glycerate translocator 1, chloroplastic yields the protein MSRHDSRSNHAGWKSIVTDVVHTVRIVFNRSWRRTLHAWLLVPFGLCIVLAICFGFDRLISLTSVSFPASVACMILLFFALILSSIVLGERRTKTIVEYIDVPCGWALRYIGILVCPGFVVLPLSPSISGIEVGKIIVVTVVGWIVVFCFTAYLVRATLLLLGASKKGMTTRAEELGPEQDEIPMTAPRSLSSRRRPSSDQEEEIEEHEDATFSATLLQQPARAQNPDAVFGTGGPPIPDADTSLLTEVRPVSILRHDDVPRTRPERWTAVISVHLDMISYATLFVVIGIPIYYAAGYAMPIQLCLNVLTYQAAASMPGRWQQYFHPILVSSGATIVGIWVLALIRGDALADGLRDYSKELTYIRLWSGAHGAPGAGDILSSLIAASIVGLALPMFKYKDELQRNLFVIAIPNVTLAVVSLFGYPAVCYAIGIANTNSIAFASRSLTLALAQIAVENLGGNLNVGSPVAIFSGIMGVLIGMWVLKNIRIAEDDYITRGITMGANASSLATAMLLPIDPRAAAFSSLSMGLVGATTVAMTSVPPLVAIVRGVVGL from the exons ATGTCTCGACACGACTCGAGGTCAAACCATGCCGGGTGGAAGTCGATTGTGACCGATGTAGTGCATACTGTCAGAATC GTTTTCAATCGATCATGGCGACGAACTCTTCATGCCTGGCTTCTGGTGCCATTCGGCCTTTGCATTGTCCTCGCCATCTGCTTCGGCTTCGATCGACTGATATCCCTCACCTCCGTATCCTTCCCAGCATCAGTGGCCTGCATGATCTTACTCTTTTTCGCTCTGATCCTTTCTTCGATCGTGCTTGGGGAGCGAAGGACGAAGACTATCGTGGAGTACATCGATGTGCCCTGCGGCTGGGCTTTGCGATACATCGGGATCCTAGTCTGTCCAGGCTTCGTTGTGCTACCTCTCAGTCCGTCAATCAGTGGCATTGAGGTCGGAAAGATCATTGTTGTGACTGTGGTCGGCTGGATCGTGGTGTTCTGCTTCACTGCTTACCTCGTGCGAGCAACGCTTCTGCTGCTTGGAGCGTCAAAGAAAGGGATGACGACCAGAGCAGAAGAGCTTGGTCCCGAGCAGGATGAGATCCCGATGACTGCACCTCGAAGTCtaagtagtagaagacggccTTCTTCCGACCAGGAAGAGGAGATCGAAGAGCACGAGGATGCGACATTTTCGGCTACATTGCTGCAGCAACCAGCACGAGCGCAGAATCCGGATGCGGTGTTTGGCACAGGAGGCCCTCCGATACCAGATGCAGACACAAGCTTACTGACTGAAGTCCGCCCGGTGTCGATCCTGCGACATGACGATGTACCACGCACCAGACCCGAGCGGTGGACTGCGGTCATCAGCGTTCACCTTGATATGATCTCTTACGCCACGCTCTTTGTTGTGATAGGCATCCCGATCTATTATGCCGCAGGCTATGCAATGCCGATTCAGCTCTGCCTGAACGTACTCACCTACCAAGCCGCCGCCAGTATGCCTGGACGCTGGCAGCAGTACTTCCATCCGATATTGGTGTCCTCTGGGGCGACGATTGTCGGTATCTGGGTCCTGGCTCTGATCCGTGGCGATGCGCTGGCTGATGGTCTACGAGACTACTCCAAAGAGCTGACATACATCAGACTCTGGAGCGGTGCCCACGGCGCACCAGGAGCAGGCGACATACTGAGCAGCTTGATCGCTGCTAGCATTGTGGGATTGGCCCTGCCGATGTTCAAATACAAGGACGAGCTGCAGCGGAACTTGTTCGTAATCGCCATTCCGAACGTCACGCTGGCTGTGGTCTCCTTGTTTGGATACCCGGCTGTGTGCTATGCGATTGGCATCGCGAACACCAACAGTATTGCTTTCGCATCTCGAAGTCTGACGCTCGCTCTGGCACAAATCGCCGTGGAGAATCTGGGAGGCAACCTGAACGTGGGATCTCCAGTGGCTATCTTTTCCGGTATCATGGGCGTGCTGATCGGTATGTGGGTATTGAAGAATATACGCATAGCAGAGGATGACTACATCACGCGTGGGATTACCATGGGTGCCAATGCGAGTAGTCTGGCCACTGCGATGCTGCTGCCCATTGATCCAAGAGCCGCGGCGTTTTCGAGCTTGAGTATGGGTTTAGTCGGTGCGACCACTGTTGCGATGACCAGTGTGCCGCCTTTGGTTGCAATAGTACGGGGTGTTGTAGGTCTGTAG